The window TATTTTCCAAAAACTTTGCAATTTCTTTTTCATATTTTTGGAGGAAATTTTCACCGAATTTTGATTGGAATTCTTTTAGGTTCATTCCTTTTGTTTTTCTTAGCGAGAGAAAAATGAATTCTTTTTCGTGGTCTTCATCGCTTAAACTTACCATCCGGTAACTGCCGGATGGGGAAGTTTTTATCAATCTGAAATATTTATCCAGATCAGCCGGATTCGTATATCTGAAATTTCCTTTTTCAGTTTTCAAATAACCGGAAGCAGCAGGACCCAAACCAAGATATGATCTATCATTCCAATATGAAAGATTGTGTTTTGATTCAAATCCGGGTTTTGCAAAATTGGAGATTTCATATTGCTCGTATCCGGCAGAAATCAGTTTTTCACGGAGCAAATAATAAAAATTGGAAATCATTTCATCGGCGGGAATTTGAGATATTTTTCTAAAAAGAGAAACATTCTTATCCAAACTCAAACAATAAGTTGAAATATGCTCCGGATTCAGCTCTATCATTTTATTCAAGGAAAATTCCACATCGTCAATTTTCTGGTTTGGAAGTCCGTAAATAAGATCAATGGAAATATTTTCAAATCCAGAATTTCTTAATAATTTATAAGCGGAATAAATCTGTTTGGAATCATGAAGTCTTCCCAATAATTTTAATTCCTGATCGAGAAAAGATTGAATCCCCAAACTGATACGATTGATCGGAGTTGTAGAAAGTTTATGAGCAAATTCATGATCGA is drawn from Candidatus Cloacimonadota bacterium and contains these coding sequences:
- the hemW gene encoding radical SAM family heme chaperone HemW; its protein translation is MIQDKYRQKVKIDYFIIKSVKVSGKKGFLKNHIYIHIPFCLRKCNYCSFYSVEYSPSLKEKYLSYLIREIKIYQHKYLLRPTTIYFGGGTPSLLSADELIRIISKFEFSNETEITLEANPINIDHEFAHKLSTTPINRISLGIQSFLDQELKLLGRLHDSKQIYSAYKLLRNSGFENISIDLIYGLPNQKIDDVEFSLNKMIELNPEHISTYCLSLDKNVSLFRKISQIPADEMISNFYYLLREKLISAGYEQYEISNFAKPGFESKHNLSYWNDRSYLGLGPAASGYLKTEKGNFRYTNPADLDKYFRLIKTSPSGSYRMVSLSDEDHEKEFIFLSLRKTKGMNLKEFQSKFGENFLQKYEKEIAKFLENKYLEIVGDFIRLTPKAYFISNEIFAKFV